A genomic stretch from Petrimonas mucosa includes:
- the gyrA gene encoding DNA gyrase subunit A produces MIDQEDRVIKISIEDEMKSAYIDYSMSVIVSRALPDVRDGFKPVHRRILFGMSELGNTSDKPHKKSARIVGEVLGKYHPHGDSSVYNAMVRLAQDWSMRYTLVDGQGNMGSIDGDSPAAMRYTEARMNKLGEEMLRDIDKETVDFQFNFDDTLQEPTVLPTRIPNLLINGASGIAVGMATNMAPHNLTEVINGIVAYIDNNDIDTAGLMHYIKAPDFPTGGYIYGYKGVIDAFETGRGRIVMRGKAEIESGKTHDKIIISEIPYLVNKAELIRHIADLVADKKIEGISNINDESDRQGMRIVVDVKRDANANVVLNKLYKLTAMQSSFNVNNIALVKGRPQLLNLKQLIELFVEHRHDVIVRRTKYELRKAEERAHILQGLIIASDNIDEVISIIRSSGTPQEAIQRLVERFALSEIQARAIVEMRLRQLTGLEQDKLRAEFEEIQRLIAHLNDVLNNQDLRMQIIKEELIEIRDKYGDERRSEIIYASEEMNPEDFYADDEMIITISHLGYIKRTPLSEFRTQNRGGVGTKGSQTRDEDFVEYIYPATNHNYMLFFTQKGKCYWLRVYEIPEGTKTSKGRAIQNLLNIDSDDSITAFVRVLTLEDEAYINSHYLVFGTRSGIVKKTLLEAYSRPRQNGVIAIGLNEDDQVISVRLTDGKKDIILANRNGRAIRFHESDVRPMGRTATGVKGMTLDDDGEDYVVGMICMDPDSKDTILVVSEQGYGKRTMLNDEDGEPVYRITHRGGKGVKTLNITEKTGKLVAIKSVTDDNDLMIINKSGITIRVKISDIRTMGRATQGVRLINLEKRNDEIASVCKVNSEEEEEDVEIVLAEENEENLTEENEE; encoded by the coding sequence ATGATTGACCAAGAAGACAGAGTCATTAAGATCAGTATTGAAGATGAAATGAAATCGGCCTACATCGACTATTCGATGTCCGTAATCGTTTCACGTGCACTACCTGACGTCCGAGACGGATTTAAGCCTGTTCATCGGCGTATTCTTTTCGGGATGTCCGAATTAGGGAATACATCAGACAAACCGCATAAGAAATCGGCAAGAATCGTGGGTGAAGTCCTCGGTAAATACCATCCTCACGGCGATTCATCGGTCTACAATGCCATGGTGCGCCTGGCCCAGGATTGGAGCATGCGCTACACACTGGTTGATGGCCAGGGGAACATGGGAAGCATTGACGGCGACAGTCCCGCAGCCATGCGTTACACCGAGGCCAGGATGAACAAGCTTGGCGAAGAGATGCTGCGGGATATCGACAAGGAGACGGTAGATTTTCAATTCAATTTCGACGATACATTACAGGAGCCTACCGTGTTGCCGACACGGATACCCAACCTGCTGATCAACGGTGCGTCGGGTATCGCAGTGGGTATGGCAACCAATATGGCACCGCACAACTTGACGGAGGTAATCAACGGTATTGTAGCCTATATCGATAACAACGATATCGATACCGCTGGCCTGATGCACTACATCAAGGCGCCCGATTTCCCCACCGGTGGTTACATCTACGGGTACAAGGGTGTGATAGATGCTTTCGAGACGGGTAGGGGACGCATCGTGATGCGCGGCAAGGCTGAAATTGAATCGGGAAAGACGCACGACAAGATCATCATTTCAGAGATTCCCTATCTGGTCAACAAGGCCGAGTTGATCCGCCACATCGCCGACCTGGTAGCCGACAAGAAGATCGAAGGCATCTCCAACATAAACGACGAATCGGACCGTCAGGGGATGCGGATTGTCGTCGACGTCAAACGCGACGCCAATGCCAATGTAGTACTCAACAAGCTCTACAAGCTGACCGCCATGCAGTCGTCGTTCAACGTGAACAACATTGCTTTGGTAAAGGGACGTCCGCAGCTGCTCAACCTGAAACAGCTGATCGAACTCTTTGTCGAACATCGCCATGATGTGATTGTTCGGCGCACAAAATATGAACTCCGCAAAGCGGAAGAGAGGGCACACATACTGCAGGGGCTGATCATAGCTTCCGACAATATCGACGAGGTCATCTCCATCATCCGCTCGTCAGGCACACCACAGGAGGCTATCCAGCGACTGGTTGAACGTTTTGCGCTCTCCGAAATCCAGGCACGCGCCATCGTCGAGATGCGGTTGCGCCAACTTACGGGACTTGAGCAGGATAAGCTCCGGGCCGAATTTGAAGAGATTCAACGGCTGATCGCCCACCTGAACGATGTCCTGAACAATCAGGATCTGCGCATGCAGATCATCAAGGAGGAGTTGATCGAGATCCGCGACAAATATGGTGACGAACGCCGTTCCGAGATCATCTATGCATCGGAAGAGATGAATCCCGAAGATTTCTACGCAGACGACGAGATGATCATTACCATTTCTCACCTAGGTTACATCAAACGGACTCCGCTCTCCGAATTCCGTACGCAGAACAGGGGAGGGGTAGGAACCAAAGGATCGCAGACCAGAGACGAGGATTTCGTGGAATATATCTATCCCGCCACCAATCACAACTATATGCTCTTCTTCACACAGAAGGGAAAATGCTACTGGCTCAGGGTATATGAAATTCCGGAAGGAACCAAAACATCGAAGGGAAGAGCTATCCAGAACCTGCTCAACATCGATTCGGACGACAGCATCACCGCTTTTGTACGGGTTCTCACCCTGGAGGATGAAGCGTATATCAACTCCCACTACCTGGTATTCGGAACCCGGTCTGGAATCGTGAAGAAAACATTGCTCGAGGCCTATTCCCGTCCGCGTCAGAATGGAGTGATCGCCATCGGATTGAACGAAGACGATCAGGTAATCTCCGTAAGGTTGACCGACGGCAAGAAAGATATCATCCTGGCCAACCGGAACGGCAGGGCCATTCGTTTCCACGAGTCGGATGTACGGCCAATGGGGCGTACTGCTACCGGTGTAAAGGGAATGACGCTGGACGATGATGGCGAGGATTATGTTGTCGGTATGATCTGCATGGATCCCGATTCGAAAGATACCATACTGGTAGTATCGGAACAGGGATACGGCAAGCGAACCATGCTTAACGACGAGGATGGTGAACCGGTCTACAGGATCACCCACCGTGGCGGTAAGGGGGTTAAAACCCTGAACATTACCGAAAAAACAGGTAAGCTAGTCGCCATCAAAAGTGTTACCGATGACAACGATTTAATGATTATTAACAAATCAGGAATTACAATACGTGTGAAAATTTCCGATATTCGCACCATGGGACGTGCTACTCAGGGAGTTCGGCTTATTAACCTGGAAAAACGGAACGATGAGATTGCCTCGGTATGTAAAGTAAACTCTGAAGAGGAGGAAGAGGATGTTGAGATCGTTTTGGCCGAAGAAAATGAGGAAAATCTAACCGAAGAGAATGAGGAATAG
- a CDS encoding alkaline phosphatase family protein, producing MNRIFSSLVALFSVTALCAQETHNIPKLVVAITIDQLRGDYLEMFQHTFGEKGFKRLMNEGLVYTDLEFDFPYLDRASTITTIFTGANPSYHGITGEMRFLLKENREVPTFADENYAGTFTTERYSPLPVKVSTIADELKIASGGQSDVFAFAPHASQALASGGHAASGAYWVEDMTGNWASTTFYKTRQPIVEQHNRTPEALSKKIGSITWRPAIDVSNYNAFPYTKNLYNFQHYFGADRKNHVRLLKQSPFVNTEVREIAEKVLIANSLGKRQNPDFLALTFYAGNFENSLDKNYSVEVQDTYYRLDQEIGKLLDAIDTAVGLDNALIFVASTGYFNEQEVIPADMVTSGGDFYPDRSIALLNMYLMAIYGREQWVSKYYNQQLFFNRKLIEDRKINFVEFQQKAAEFLVHSSGVQDVITSHQMLHGAYNQRVQHYRNGFFKGISGDLYLELQPGWRVVQEENPNTNVRVRDNAVHAPVIFFGNNIKPQRIDRVIEATEIAPSVSHRLRIRAPNAAKANILKELF from the coding sequence TAACTGCACTTTGTGCCCAGGAGACACATAACATACCAAAGCTGGTTGTGGCAATCACAATCGACCAGTTACGCGGCGATTACCTGGAGATGTTTCAACACACTTTCGGGGAAAAAGGGTTTAAGAGGCTGATGAACGAGGGGCTGGTATATACCGATCTGGAGTTTGATTTTCCCTATCTCGACAGGGCTTCGACCATCACCACCATTTTCACCGGTGCCAATCCTTCCTATCATGGCATTACCGGGGAGATGCGGTTCCTGTTGAAAGAAAACCGGGAGGTTCCCACCTTCGCGGATGAAAATTATGCCGGAACCTTTACAACCGAACGTTATTCCCCGTTGCCTGTAAAGGTATCCACCATTGCCGACGAGTTGAAGATTGCCTCCGGCGGACAGTCGGATGTTTTTGCATTTGCGCCTCATGCCTCGCAGGCGCTGGCCTCGGGAGGACATGCCGCCAGCGGTGCATACTGGGTGGAAGACATGACCGGCAACTGGGCATCCACCACTTTCTATAAAACCCGTCAACCCATTGTGGAGCAACATAACCGGACGCCGGAAGCCTTGAGCAAGAAGATCGGCTCCATTACGTGGCGACCGGCCATCGATGTCTCCAACTACAACGCTTTTCCCTATACGAAGAACCTCTATAATTTCCAGCACTATTTCGGCGCAGACAGGAAAAATCATGTGCGGCTCCTGAAACAGTCGCCTTTCGTCAACACCGAGGTGCGTGAAATCGCGGAAAAGGTACTGATCGCCAACTCACTCGGGAAACGGCAGAATCCAGACTTTCTGGCGTTGACCTTCTACGCCGGGAATTTTGAAAATTCGCTCGACAAGAACTATTCGGTTGAAGTGCAGGATACCTACTACCGGCTCGATCAGGAGATCGGAAAGTTGCTGGATGCGATCGACACGGCAGTAGGATTGGATAATGCGTTGATCTTCGTGGCATCTACCGGATATTTCAATGAACAGGAGGTAATTCCTGCCGACATGGTGACCTCGGGTGGCGATTTCTATCCCGACAGAAGCATCGCCCTGCTCAACATGTATCTTATGGCCATTTACGGCCGGGAACAGTGGGTGAGCAAATATTACAACCAGCAGCTCTTTTTCAACCGGAAACTGATCGAGGACCGGAAGATCAATTTCGTGGAATTTCAGCAGAAAGCTGCCGAGTTCCTGGTCCATTCGTCCGGTGTACAGGATGTGATCACCTCTCATCAGATGTTGCATGGAGCTTACAACCAACGGGTACAACATTACCGGAACGGCTTTTTCAAGGGGATTTCGGGCGACCTCTACCTGGAGTTGCAACCCGGCTGGAGGGTGGTGCAGGAGGAGAATCCCAACACCAATGTCCGGGTAAGGGATAATGCCGTCCATGCGCCGGTAATCTTTTTCGGAAACAATATCAAGCCGCAACGGATCGACCGTGTGATTGAAGCCACGGAGATAGCTCCCAGCGTTTCGCACCGGTTGCGGATCAGGGCGCCCAACGCAGCAAAAGCCAATATATTGAAAGAACTCTTCTAA
- the secA gene encoding preprotein translocase subunit SecA has product MGFNSFISKIFGNKAQRDLNEINPIVNAIKEAYPKIAELSNDALRAKTKELEERIALSIADENARIAELKAGLEEVALEKRESVWNEIDKIEKEITAKLEKVLAEILPEAFSIVKETARRFKENPEIVVTATSFDRDLAAKHDFIRIEGDKAIYQNHWIAGGNEITWDMVHYDVQLFGGVVLHQGKIAEMATGEGKTLVATLPVFLNALTHRGVHVVTVNDYLSKRDSEWMGPIYMFHGLSVDCIDKHEPNSEARRKAYEADITFGTNNEFGFDYLRDNMAVSPRDLVQRMHNYAIVDEVDSVLIDDARTPLIISGPVPKGDDQLFDLFRPRVEQVVKAQRELTTKLLADAKVKMASQDKKEQEEGALLLFRSYKGMPKYKPLIKFLSEQGVKAAMLKTEEFYMQEQSRNMHIVTDPLYFVIDEKQNSIELTDKGIDLLTGKSDDPQFFVLPDIASQLSELDNLPLSDEEKAAKKDELLQNYAIKSERVHTVNQLLKAYTLFEKDDEYVVIDNKVKIVDEQTGRIMEGRRYSDGLHQAIEAKERVKVEAATQTFATITLQNYFRMYNKLAGMTGTAETEAGEFWDIYKLDVVVIPTNRPVIRNDMNDRIYKTKREKYTAVIDEIESTIAKGRPVLVGTTSVEISELLSRMLTLRKIKHNVLNAKLHQREAEIVANAGQKGMVTIATNMAGRGTDIKLAPEVKEAGGLAIIGTERHESRRVDRQLRGRAGRQGDPGSSVFFVSLEDDLMRLFATERIAGLMDRMGFKEGDMLEHDMLNKSVERAQKKVEENNFGIRKRLLEYDDVMNSQRELIYRRRRNALMGERIEIDVTNMITETARNIVVMNEDDYENMKLDLFRVMAIEIPFTEKEMKDMKLEAQVEKVVEKAISDFKRKTDRLAEIAQPVIKDVYEKQGAMYENILIPITDGKRIYNITTNLKEAYESGSKALIKSFEKAILLHTIDEYWKEHLREMDELRHSVQNASYEQKDPLLIYKLESFNLFKVMVNEINTKAVSILMRGQIPVQDPQSVRQAAPDQKTDYSKYRTQKDEVGRGSAPDGAPRQPEQRKLEPVRVEKKVGRNDPCPCGSGKKYKNCHGQNG; this is encoded by the coding sequence ATGGGATTCAATTCATTTATAAGTAAAATATTCGGCAACAAGGCACAGAGGGATCTAAACGAGATAAACCCCATTGTGAACGCAATCAAGGAGGCTTATCCGAAAATTGCCGAACTCTCCAACGACGCACTTCGTGCAAAGACCAAGGAGCTGGAAGAGAGAATCGCCCTCTCCATTGCCGACGAAAATGCCCGTATTGCAGAGCTGAAAGCCGGCCTGGAAGAGGTGGCGCTTGAAAAGCGGGAATCGGTCTGGAACGAGATCGATAAGATAGAGAAGGAGATTACGGCTAAATTGGAGAAGGTGTTGGCGGAGATCCTTCCCGAAGCCTTTTCCATTGTCAAGGAGACCGCCAGAAGGTTCAAGGAGAACCCCGAGATTGTGGTCACGGCGACAAGTTTCGACCGCGACCTGGCTGCCAAGCACGACTTCATCCGGATCGAAGGCGACAAGGCGATCTACCAGAACCATTGGATTGCCGGCGGTAACGAGATTACCTGGGATATGGTACACTACGATGTACAGCTCTTCGGCGGGGTCGTCCTGCACCAGGGCAAGATTGCCGAGATGGCGACCGGTGAAGGAAAGACGCTGGTAGCCACACTGCCGGTATTCCTGAATGCGCTCACCCACCGTGGCGTGCATGTGGTAACGGTGAACGACTACCTGTCGAAACGTGACTCGGAGTGGATGGGCCCCATCTACATGTTTCACGGACTCTCGGTCGACTGTATCGACAAGCATGAACCCAACTCCGAAGCACGACGCAAGGCTTATGAAGCCGACATCACTTTCGGAACCAACAACGAATTCGGCTTCGACTACCTGCGCGACAACATGGCCGTTTCGCCCAGGGATCTGGTACAGCGCATGCATAACTACGCCATCGTCGACGAGGTCGACTCCGTATTGATCGACGACGCGCGTACCCCTCTGATTATCTCCGGACCGGTACCGAAAGGCGACGACCAGCTATTCGACCTTTTCCGCCCGCGGGTGGAGCAGGTGGTAAAGGCCCAGCGCGAACTGACAACCAAACTGCTTGCCGATGCCAAAGTCAAGATGGCATCGCAGGACAAGAAGGAGCAGGAAGAGGGAGCCCTGTTGCTTTTCCGCTCATACAAGGGCATGCCGAAGTACAAGCCGCTGATCAAGTTCCTGAGCGAACAGGGCGTGAAGGCGGCGATGCTGAAAACCGAGGAGTTCTATATGCAGGAGCAGTCTCGCAACATGCACATCGTCACCGATCCGTTATACTTTGTGATCGACGAGAAGCAGAACAGCATCGAACTGACCGACAAGGGGATCGACCTGTTGACCGGAAAATCGGACGACCCGCAGTTCTTTGTCCTGCCCGACATCGCATCGCAATTGTCCGAACTGGATAATCTACCGCTCAGCGATGAAGAGAAGGCTGCCAAGAAAGATGAACTCCTGCAGAATTATGCCATAAAATCGGAACGGGTCCATACGGTCAACCAGCTTCTCAAGGCATACACCCTGTTTGAGAAGGATGACGAGTATGTGGTTATCGACAACAAGGTAAAGATCGTGGATGAGCAGACAGGCCGTATCATGGAGGGACGTCGCTATTCCGACGGTCTGCACCAGGCCATTGAAGCGAAGGAGCGGGTCAAGGTGGAGGCTGCAACACAGACATTTGCCACCATCACCCTGCAGAACTACTTCAGGATGTACAACAAGCTTGCCGGTATGACCGGTACGGCCGAAACCGAAGCAGGCGAGTTCTGGGACATCTACAAGCTGGATGTGGTGGTGATACCGACCAACCGGCCGGTAATCCGGAACGACATGAACGACCGCATCTATAAGACGAAGCGCGAGAAATACACGGCAGTAATCGACGAGATCGAGAGTACCATTGCAAAAGGGCGACCGGTACTGGTCGGTACCACCTCGGTGGAGATCTCCGAACTGCTGAGCAGGATGTTAACCCTCCGCAAGATCAAACACAACGTACTGAATGCCAAGCTGCACCAGCGAGAAGCCGAAATTGTGGCCAATGCCGGTCAGAAGGGCATGGTGACCATCGCAACCAACATGGCCGGTCGTGGTACCGACATCAAGCTTGCGCCCGAAGTGAAGGAGGCGGGCGGTTTGGCCATCATCGGTACGGAACGTCACGAGAGCCGCCGGGTAGACAGGCAGTTGCGCGGTCGTGCCGGTCGTCAGGGAGACCCAGGTTCATCGGTCTTTTTCGTATCGCTCGAGGATGACCTGATGCGTCTCTTCGCCACCGAACGGATTGCCGGACTGATGGACCGGATGGGATTCAAGGAGGGCGACATGCTTGAACACGACATGTTGAACAAGTCGGTAGAGCGTGCCCAGAAAAAGGTGGAGGAGAACAACTTCGGCATACGCAAGCGGTTGCTGGAGTACGACGACGTGATGAACTCGCAGCGCGAGCTGATCTACAGACGCCGCCGCAATGCGTTGATGGGCGAACGTATCGAGATCGACGTTACCAACATGATCACTGAAACGGCCAGGAATATCGTGGTGATGAACGAGGATGACTACGAAAACATGAAGCTGGATCTTTTCCGTGTGATGGCCATTGAGATTCCCTTCACTGAGAAGGAGATGAAGGATATGAAGCTCGAAGCGCAGGTGGAAAAGGTGGTCGAGAAGGCCATTTCAGATTTCAAACGCAAAACCGACCGGTTGGCGGAGATCGCCCAGCCGGTAATCAAGGATGTGTATGAAAAGCAGGGCGCCATGTATGAAAATATCCTGATACCCATTACCGACGGGAAGAGGATATATAACATCACCACCAATTTGAAGGAGGCTTACGAGTCGGGATCCAAGGCGCTGATCAAATCGTTTGAAAAGGCAATCCTGCTACACACCATCGACGAATACTGGAAGGAGCATCTCCGGGAGATGGATGAACTTCGCCATTCGGTTCAGAACGCCAGCTACGAACAGAAGGATCCGCTGCTGATCTACAAGCTCGAATCGTTCAACCTCTTCAAGGTGATGGTTAACGAGATCAATACAAAAGCCGTGTCGATCCTGATGCGTGGGCAGATACCGGTACAGGATCCGCAGAGTGTCCGCCAGGCTGCACCCGATCAGAAGACCGATTACAGCAAATACCGCACCCAGAAGGATGAAGTGGGTAGGGGATCCGCTCCCGACGGAGCTCCCAGACAGCCTGAGCAGCGAAAGTTGGAACCTGTCCGCGTGGAGAAGAAGGTGGGAAGAAACGATCCTTGTCCCTGTGGAAGCGGGAAGAAATATAAAAATTGTCACGGACAGAATGGCTGA